From one Mytilus trossulus isolate FHL-02 chromosome 10, PNRI_Mtr1.1.1.hap1, whole genome shotgun sequence genomic stretch:
- the LOC134687927 gene encoding uncharacterized protein LOC134687927: MEQELSNPSNEETSMESDMDDVPQYCEPCSTRTTESIAIQYCQDCDEKFCETCTASHKTQKATKSHVIVDIKLAQFNSPKKGCEPCSYSNKSTPATCVCQKCEEFLCDHCKIYHLSQKQNKNHKMISILEDVLCEPCRNADKKIQASGYCLHCEDPEPLCPSCAEQHTAMKFTRGHELSFDIANFILRYKDKQEIAAASSSPIDQRTCDPCTYREKSIPASHYCKECEEFMCDICILQHKATKKLSRHEIINVKDISPSVEMCEPCKYDKKETQATHVCEECDEYLCGKCRTVHLSQKRNRNHPVNKLSSSIACENCSNTGSDVKATIYCKDCDSPICDTCAESHKAMKRTRFHVLSNDLTTFILRLQSKENKAKDIHAANETDNDRGAKPKTGPFHSG; encoded by the exons ATGGAACAAGAACTGTCCAATCCTTCAAATGAAGAAACATCAATGG AAAGTGATATGGACGACGTACCACAATACTGTGAACCCTGTTCTACAAGAACTACTGAGTCTATTGCGATTCAGTATTGTCAAGATTGCGATGAAAAGTTTTGTGAAACATGTACTGCAAGtcataaaacacaaaaagcTACAAAAAGTCATGTCATTGTTGATATAAAACTAGCACAGTTCAATAGTCCAAAGAAGGGATGTGAGCCATGTTCATATAGTAATAAATCTACGCCTGCGACCTGTGTTTGTCAGAAATGTGAAGAATTTCTATGTGATCACTGCAAAATTTACCATCTATCACAGAAAcagaataaaaatcataaaatgatttCTATATTAGAAGATGTGCTGTGTGAACCTTGCAGAAATGCTGACAAAAAGATACAAGCTTCTGGATATTGTCTGCATTGTGAAGACCCAGAGCCTTTGTGTCCTTCCTGTGCAGAGCAGCATACAGCAATGAAGTTCACAAGAGGTCATGAACTTTCCTTTGACATAGCAAACTTTATCTTAAG atACAAAGACAAACAAGAAATCGCAGCAG CTTCTTCTAGTCCAATTGACCAGCGCACTTGCGACCCATGCACTTACCGTGAGAAGAGCATACCTGCATCACATTACTGTAAGGAATGTGAGGAATTCATGTGTGATATATGCATATTACAACATAAAGCAACGAAGAAATTGTCTAGGCACGAAATCATTAATGTCAAAGATATATCACCTTCAGTAGAGATGTGTGAGCCTTGCAAATATGACAAGAAGGAGACACAGGCGACTCATGTGTGCGAAGAGTGTGATGAGTATTTATGTGGAAAATGTAGGACAGTTCATCTATCACAAAAAAGGAACAGAAACCATCCTGTGAACAAACTGTCTTCATCCATTGCATGTGAAAATTGCTCAAATACAGGCAGTGATGTCAAGGCTACAATTTACTGCAAGGACTGTGACAGTCCAATATGTGATACATGCGCTGAAAGTCACAAAGCAATGAAACGTACAAGATTTCATGTGCTATCAAATGATttgacaacttttattttgag GTTACAGAGTAAAGAAAACAAAGCGAAAGATATACATGCGGCTAATGAAACTGACAATGATAGAGGAGCAAAACCAAAAACTGGACCTTTTCATTCAGGTTAA
- the LOC134687928 gene encoding uncharacterized protein LOC134687928 codes for MEHNMIDLTNDELGKPYSTESKSDRTVLQWRAERELTEDETYQIVFKENPTGKWKPYVPKERCYKPKVTVAGLKANTSYTFKVKINDDKTGKDGQFTVESDPILTRESPALGVLMKAEQIEHGPPKVYRLPIKENISARNEQAKTRKFSLGKEGTDTIERTVMIVGATGSGKSTLINGIANYIVGVTWEDPFRFTLINLETCEKERESDQAHSQTEWVTCYTIHNNVSERVNYTVNLIDTPGFGDTRGLDQDKLIVDQIRELFNSQGEQGVATIDAVCFILKAPDARLTATQTYIFEAILSLFGNDIKDNICTLITFADGQRPPVLSGIQAIDGIPLPYDTFFTFNNSALFVDNTMDTQNNLPAFFWEMGINSCETFFNHLKTLQTKSLSLTTEVLRKRQQLENTVVHLQQEIEVGLSQINVLEKEVAIFSQNTQAILANKGFEYEVDEDYQEKIDLTGKGHFTTNCLTCNFTCHENCVFANDSDKARCCAMNKEGTCLQCPKGCHWSQHHNTPYIIKWSKRKVKKRYDDMKKKYEEATQKTLTQEQVLEQMSQDISRQEQQIQVMMEVIAKLNNRLKEIALRPDPLNTVQYIDLMVASEKREKKSGFEARIDALEKCKQRAMYSQSVQIFKDRVHNTRQTMVASDVADEILKDEKSVISRIKGFFGFRKN; via the exons ATGGAACATAATATGATA gACTTAACAAATGATGAACTGGGGAAACCATACTCGACAGAGAGCAAATCCGATAGAACCGTATTACAGTGGCGGGCGGAGCGAGAGCTAACGGAAGATGAAACTTATCAAATCGTTTTTAAGGAAAATCCTACTGGCAAATGGAAGCCATACGTTCCAAAGGAAAGATGTTACAAGCCTAAAGTTACTGTAGCTGGACTCAAAGCCAATACATCATACACCtttaaggtaaaaataaatgacGACAAAACGGGCAAGGATGGTCAATTCACTGTAGAAAGTGATCCTATTCTAACAAGGGAGTCACCAGCACTTGGTGTGTTGATGAAAGCTGAACAGATTGAACATGGACCACCAAAAGTATATCGATTgccaataaaagaaaacatatctGCCAGGAACGAACAAGCGAAAACCAGAAAGTTTTCTCTAG gCAAAGAAGGGACTGACACGATAGAACGTACTGTAATGATAGTTGGTGCAACTGGTTCCGGAAAGAGTACACTCATCAATGGAATTGCAAACTATATAGTAGGAGTCACATGGGAAGATCCATTTAGATTCACACTAATAAACTTGGAGACTTGTGAAAAGGAAAGAGAAAGTGATCAG GCACATTCACAGACCGAATGGGTGACTTGTTATACTATCCATAATAATGTCTCTGAAAGGGTAAACTATACTGTCAACTTAATAGATACGCCTGGCTTTGGCGATACAAGAGGCTTAGACCAAGACAAATTGATAGTTGATCAAATAAGAGAATTGTTCAATTCACAGGGAGAGCAGGGTGTAGCAACTATTGATGCAGTTTGTTTTATACTTAAAGCACCAGATGCAAGATTAACAGCAACccaaacatacatttttgagGCCATTTTGTCTTTGTTTGGAAACGATATCAAAGATAATATTTGTACCCTGATCACCTTTGCTGATGGTCAACGACCCCCAGTTCTATCTGGCATACAAGCAATAGATGGCATTCCCCTTCCGTACgatacttttttcacttttaataATTCGGCTCTTTTCGTAGATAACACCATGGATACGCAAAACAATCTTCCTGCCTTCTTCTGGGAAATGGGAATCAACAGTTGCGAAACTTTCTTCAATCATCTAAAAACCTTACAAACAAAAAGTCTTTCTCTTACAACTGAAGTATTAAGGAAAAGACAGCAGCTTGAGAACACAGTGGTTCATCTTCAACAAGAAATAGAGGTAGGATTATCACAAATTAATGTTCTGGAAAAAGAAGTGGCTATTTTTTCACAGAACACTCAAGCAATACTGGCGAATAAAGGATTCGAATACGAAGTTGATGAAGACTACCAGGAAAAAATAGATTTGACAGGAAAGGGTCACTTTACAACAAACTGTCTAACATGTAATTTCACTTGCCACGAGAACTGTGTATTTGCAAATGATAGTGACAAGGCGCGATGCTGTGCAATGAACAAAGAGGGAACATGTCTCCAATGTCCAAAGGGTTGTCACTGGAGCCAGCACCATAACACACCCTATATTATCAAATGGTCAAAACGTAAGGTGAAGAAAAGATACGAtgatatgaaaaagaaatatgaagaGGCCACACAGAAAACCTTAACGCAAGAACAAGTCTTAGAGCAAATGAGCCAGGACATCAGTAGGCAAGAGCAACAAATACAGGTAATGATGGAAGTCATCGCAAAACTAAACAATAGATTGAAAGAAATTGCACTTCGACCTGACCCTCTCAACACTGTTCAGTACATAGATTTAATGGTTGCTAgtgaaaaaagagaaaagaaaagtGGATTTGAAGCCAGAATTGATGCTTTGGAGAAATGTAAACAGCGTGCAATGTATAGTCAATCTGTTCAGATTTTCAAAGATCGTGTCCATAATACAAGACAGACAATGGTAGCCAGTGATGTTGCAGATGAAATTCTGAAGGATGAAAAATCAGTTATTAGTAGAATAAAAGGATTTTTCGGCTTCAGAAAAAATTAG